The Gossypium hirsutum isolate 1008001.06 chromosome D02, Gossypium_hirsutum_v2.1, whole genome shotgun sequence region TAACTTCTTCAAAACCTTCCGCCAAGACTCAAATATGTTGAGAAATAGGGCTGAGAATAGAACGATCTATAGCATTTGTTTTGAGCTTCTTGATAACAGTAATCGAATCTCCTTCCAAGACCACCTTACAAAAACCCATATCCCGAGCAAAATAGAGAGCCCTTTCACAGGCTCTTGCCTCGGCCACAAAAGCATCAGTAATATCGTCATTCGGGACCGTACATGCACCCATAACCAGACCCTCAAAATCCCTAGCAAGCACCGCTGAAATAGAACAATTAGATTTATTCTCAAAAGAggcatcaaaatttaactttataAACCCAGTTTGAGGAGGTTGCCATGAACTATTTTGTCGCATACCAGTGGTCAGATCTTTTGCTATAGTGAATCTTAAATCTTGGTCATAGCTCTGAACAAAACCCACTAGTTCATGAAGCTCAAACTTTAAACCTTCATTAACCATCTTGTTTCTCTTGTACCACAGAGCCCATAAAGAAATAGCACTAAGCTTCTTAAAGTTATTGTCCATTGCAAGAAACGCAGtaacaaaatttgttttttcGTCCGAGGTGAATGCATCAAAATTTACTGCAATTTTCAGCTGAACCCAAAGCTGCCGCAAGATGCTACAATACCATAAAATATGATGGGAGTCTTCCGGCTCTGACATACACAGAGGGCACATCGATTTAACTCGCAACCTTCGTTTCACCAGATTCCCATAGTGAGGCACATAGTCCTTAAGAAGGCACCATAGATGAATCTTTATTTTTGTAGGGATCGAAATGTCCCATATTGATGTAAATAGTTTACTGTAGTTCTCTGTAGCTATGAGCTGATTCATATTTGTAACCAAAATTATGTACCCGCTCTTCACTGAATGTTCTCAAGTTGCATCATGTTTCCAAACTAATAAATCTGAGGACCCTCTCCCAGCAACTGGAATGTTGATGATACATCGAGCCTGATCAGCGTCAAAAAGTTGGTAGATGACTTCCTTCTTCCAGGTATGGGACTCTTTATTCAAAAGTTGATCCACTGTCGTCCACTGTGGATTCATAGAATTTACTAACAATCGACCGTTTTCAGGACCCGGTATCCATGGATCATTCCAGATGTTCACCTTCGTACCGCTGCCTATCCGCCACAGCAATCCATCATCAAAAACGCCCCTGGCACCACAAATGCTCCTCCAGGTAAAAGAAGGGTAAGATCCCACTTTAGCTGAAAAATAtccaaaaaaggaaaataacGTGCTTTAAGAATTCTCGCAAGAAGACAGTCAGGTTTAGAAAAAATTCGCCATACTTGCTTCGCTAAAAGGGctttattaaacatatataaatcaCGAAAGCCCATCCCACCAAGCGCATTTGGTAAACAAAGCGCACTCCACGTACTCCAATGGATGCCTTTGGAAGACTTGTTGTTTGTCCACCAAAACTTGTTTAAGATTCCATCAGACAGAAAGATTTAGGTAATTCAAAACACTGCATAACATAAACCGGAAGAGTTTGAAGAACGGACTTAATAAAAACTTCTTTCCCTCCCATCGATAAATATCTACAGCTCCAACTTGCAATGCGCTTCCGAAACCGATCTTGAAAACTAGAGAAAGCCCATTTCTTCTTCCTCCCCACCATCATTGGAAGGCCCAAATATTTTTTCCGGATTTGAGGCCCACCTAACACCCAAAATGCCGATAATCTCAGTGCGAATAACCTCTCCCACATTTGAACCAAAAAAGATCAATGACTTTCCTAGATTGATTTTCTGCCCTGACGCTATCTCATACTCCTGAAGAATGTGTCGAACCACACGTGCGCCCTCAGCAGAGGCATCTCCAAAGATGATACAATCATCAGCAAACAACAAGTGGGAAATCGTAAGGTTCCTCCTACCGATTGGGGCACCTCTTAACTCATTTTTAGAAATAGATTCTCTTAATAAACAAGAGAGCCCTTCAGCACATAGAAGAAAAAGATAGAGACTAAGAGGATCCCCTTGTCTTAATCCCCTAGATGGTCTAAAGGTCTCACTAACATCACCATTGATGCCTATCGTATAAGTAACTGAACAAACGCACCTCATAATAAGAACCAGCCAATCCTGAATAAAACCCAGCCTAGACAACATCCCAGCCAAAAAATCCCATTCCACCCTATCATACGCTTTGCTAAGATCAAGCTTGAGAGCAAAATTCCCCTGTTtaccttttttcttcaatttcagaGAATGGAGAACCTCGTAGGCAATGAGAGTATTATCTGAAATCTGCCTTCCAAGAATAAAAGCACATTGGGCTTCATAAATACAAGAATCAAGAAAAGGTCTCATACGTGCAACAATGGCTGTAGCAATGATTTTATAAAGGACATTACACAAACTAATAGGACGGAAATGAGTAAGGTCCCTTGGCTTATCAACTTTAGGAATCAAAACAATGTGCATTTTATTAAGCTCACCCATCTCCCTGCTACCATTTAAAACTTCGATACAGAAACTAGCAACCTCATCCCCAACAATGTGCCAATACTGTTGAAAAAACAGAGCAGGAAACCCATCAGGTCCTGGGGCTTTCAAAGGCGCCATGGATTTGACTGCTAGCCAGATATCGTCTTTTGTAAAAGGTTGAAGAAGAACTTCATTCATATTTCTAGTTATCCGTTCTTCCACAAGATCAAGAATTCGAGCATCGCTTCTTGAAGCCGAAGCTGTAAATAGCTTCTCAAAATATTTCACCGCAACACATAATATTTCCTCTGCTCCCGTGGTCCACTGGCCCGATTCGTCCTCTAATCCGTGTATTCGGTTACGATTATGACGGGCCACTGCCACCCTATGAAAAAAAGACGAATTCCTATCGCCATACTGAAGCCAATTAATACGAGCACGCTGAGCCCACTACACCTCTTATTTATCGGCCTCGAAATTCAACCCAAGTTGCACTtccaaaatttcacccaataaTTTGTCTGTAGGGTCTTTATCCAATAGTACAGATAGTCGTTTCTCCAATGCCAATTTATGATCGTTTTGCTTATGGAAGCGCGAGCGACTCCAGTTTTGCAGGAAGTGTCCCAACTGCATAAGCTTGTTCGGCAGTCTATCATGAAGGTCATTCCAGCCCCGCTTGGCAACTTTCTCAAAGGCTTTGTCCAAGCACCATTTAGCTTCAAATCGGAAAGGAGAAGACGAACGACTAGTCTTATGAAGCACCCTGCCCATAGTATTCAACATAAGCGGGCAGTGATCAGAGAAAGAATGATTCAAATGATCCAATGAAAAATTCGGGAAAAGAGATAACCAAGCAGGATTAGCGACCCTTCTATCAATCCGTTCGCATAAATTTGAAGATAAAAACCGCCCCCGTTCCCACGTAAACCATCTCCCATAATACCCAACATCATAAAGAGAGCAATCCTCCAAGACTGATCGGAACTCCCCTATTTGACGTGCCGATCTTAGACGTCCACCTCTCTTCTCAAACGAGCTCAATATTTCATTGAAATCACCAATAATCAACCAAGGCACATCTTAGCCATGGCCCAGCCGACGTAAAAGATTCTACGAATCTGACCTAAACCGTACATCAGGACACCCATAGAAGCCCGTAAACCTCCATTCCATTCCATTATCAAGATCAATGATCATTGCATCTATGTAAGAGGAAGAATAGCTTTTAATTGAAACAATATCATTGCCGTTCCATCCTAGAGACAGTCCACCCTTAGAACCCACAGCCCCTACGTCAATCCCATTAGAGAATCCACACTTCAATCGCACCCTTTCCATTCTTTTCGAACTAAGCTTTGTTTCAATAAGAAACAAAACACGGGGATTCATAGCTTGGAGTTTATTCCGAAGCCTATTAACCGTCTGAGGTCTCCCCAAACCACGGACGTTCCAGCTTAGTATCTCTATAGCTCTCGGCTGCTCTGCCCAATAGAGCCAGCCGAATAATCATTTACTACAGTGTCATATAGTCTTCGCTGTCGTTTTTTCCCTTCCGAAACATGAACTGGAACATTTTCATCAAATAGTGTCATATCCATAAGCACTTGACCCGCCCCACAATTATTTTCCCCTGAGGCACCATCTCCTTGACCATTTCCCCATAATCCTGTCCAATTACTATCATCCCTACCTGCCTCCCTGAGCCAACGGCTAGAATAATTAGTGCGCCTCCTTGCTACCGCCCTTACAGATATATCCCAACCAAAAACAATATTCTCCGGATCCATTCTAGTTCGAATCGGGCAAAAACTCTCCCCATGCCCTAGTTTCCCACAAATGAAACAAAACAGGCTTAGTTTTTCATACTGAAATCGTGCATAAAAAATCCTGTCAGAGCCAATTATAACTTTCTTTCGACGTTTTAACAGATTATTCACATTTAACTGGACTCGAATTCGCATGACCGAAGGAGAACTTACGGACCTAGACGACAAATCATATTCTAGAAATTTGCCCAAAAAATCCCCAAACTGTTTAGCCATTGTTTCCGACACCAGTCCAATAGGAAGATCGTGAACTTAAACCCAAAATTCAGTAAAGAATAAAGGGACTAATGAAGGATTCTCACCAGACTTCAACCTATGAAATACAATCAAATGGTTATTGAAAAACCATGGCGTGCCCGCAAGAACCCTTTGAATATCCACCTCatgataaaattgaaaaagaaatcgtCTATCACCCAGATCTGAAATACAGATGCCTCTTAGCGGATGCCACAAATCAGCCATAGTATTTCGAAGCGAGGGAAAGTGAACTATACTATCTGTCAAGCAGCGCCCAACCAAACAAAGGTCCAGATTCTGATCAACAACCGCCGCATCTTCTTCAAAAGCCTCTTCTTCCTCATCAGTCAACGCCAGATTTGCCAAATCATTCTCCATGACCCCACAAATCAAAAAAACATAAACAGTCTCACAGCAAAACCAACCCTAGAAACGAAAACCCCTCGCCACAAAAGAAAAAAACGTGCCAATAAGTAGACGAAAAACATGCCAAGACGGCAGACTTTcctaaaatttatgtatttttaaaaacacAACCACTAGCTTTTTTAGGTGGTTGGCAATCCGAACcaaaaggttaattaaataataagtattaCATTGATAATGAaagtattattaataaataaataaatttatacattataaattagattaatattatctttatatatataatgttaatctcacacatttaatttttattaattataaaatattgattttaacattattaattattattatcgtaatatattattttttaatttaatttatctaatttatttaataatttaataatttaattcacgATTTGGCTCTTAAAGTATATTCATTTTTCACTTTAGtatctaaattttcttttatctcaATTTAGTAAATAAAGTATTATttcgataaaaattttaataaaaaattttgccaataaaaatattacatGTGACATTCCATCACCATTTTgactgaaataaaaataataaaataaataaggttgAAAACTCACTCCTCTCCATGTTTTCTTTCATCTCCTTCTACCCATCAAACTCCTCCCCCtccataatttattatttttctcttctttcattttcttcacTGTGTACAACTCACATTGACACGCTTGCTCAACTGTTGAAGAAAAGCTTATGAGCCTCTTCATTGATAGAAAAGCTGAGCCTAAGCTATATGTTTCTTAGTTCAAGATTGCACTGTCTTTGGCTTAAGTCTCCATTGAGATCTTGTTATTGTACAAGaataaattcaactcatatttttttgtttctgTAATTAACAAAAGCCACGAGGCTGGTTGCAAGAGTTACACGCAACAGTTGGAATCACTATATTCtgacattttatttattatgcaATTTAAGGATCAATAAGAAATTCAAAGACttgataaaaaaaaggaaatgtaAGGACGATGGCAGTTCATATTAACAACAGTACTGACCATGAATCAAAATGGAATGATGCTTGTTTTCATTAAGAtgcaacaaaagaaaagaaagatgtgATGAGTGATGACAGAGCCAAATAGGAGTGCCAGTGCGAAAACAATTCCCTTCCTGGCTGAATATAACATTACATACTTGGAAAAAAAGCACAATTCAAAACTTTCTACCATACATGAAACTCACATGTTTGGTTACAACAATCACcataattgtgattttaaaatcttttctcTTCTAGAGAAATAACACACTATAGAGGTATTAAAATCCTCATGACGGAACGCTTTCTTACCTCCAACATATCTCTCATTTGTTCAGTCCACTCTTGAAGAATAGTTGAAACCAGTCCATATCAAATGTGATTTAGCACAACTTTATCAGAGAGTTTTAAcgtgagaaaaagagaaatatGTCGTGGTTGAAGGATGTTGCCGGTGGGGACGCTCGGTGCTGTTATGGCGAGCCTTGGTGGTGAAGGAGCTGGAACAAGTTTGGGAAGTGCGCTGGTTTAGGCGTTAGGATGGTGCGATGGTGTTGCACAGTAGAGCTGCTGAGAGTTGTTGAGCAGTTAATAGCAGGGTTGGAAGAGGGCAGTGAAGAAGACGAAAGAAgggaaataataataaattatggagGGTGACGAGTTTGATTGGTGGAAGGAGATAAAAAAAGATTTTGATTGGCTGCCTGAAAATTACAAACTTCATTAGATTTTTTCCACCATGTTTAAAAATCTTAACTTGAGAGATTAAGCAAACATGCAAAATCGGGGGTCCATGTTTATGCTCCTCCAAATTTTAAGCATCCGCACAACGACGACTTGCAACTCTAAGCAGTTAGTAATCTTATTTTACTTTAGTAACCCATAAAAAAATGAgttgaatcaaaatttaaattattcaaactATTTGATGATctgcataaataaattaaaatgatacgaacttaaaataattaaaataaaaaatgtaaaaccaGTAAAAAATCAACTCCACAGAACTTGGAATAATAAAACCTATATTGATGTAATCCAAAACTAGTGGGAGTTAAGGTGGGGGGTGGTCCTTGTTTGTTTCTGACATTTTTGTAGGGTTGATTGAAATGGAAGGAACTCTTTTGGTGTTGGAATTTAAGAATGGCAAATAGTAACAGTTTCACATGGCATTCCCATTTCCCATCACTTTTGGGTCCATTTTGTTTGCTTCGCAATTATTGTATACTGCATGTTGTACGTTATTAAACCATCATTCTCtgaccatttcttttagtttcaactatatttatgaattttgttattttgatttaatttttaacgGAGCATCTTCGCTTCCTTCACTTCTCTATTTAATAAGTCGAGTTGTTTCGGTTCTCTACCCTCCTTTTCGGACGTCTATATATGAAAGAATGGACGGCGCGTAGGCTTCCACGTTTGCCACCCCTTTGCTCTTAATTGGGTTATTAAATCATTAGCATGGGAGTCAAAACTAAAAAAG contains the following coding sequences:
- the LOC107940741 gene encoding uncharacterized protein, which gives rise to MNQLIATENYSKLFTSIWDISIPTKIKIHLWCLLKDYVPHYGNLVKRRLRVKSMCPLCMSEPEDSHHILWYCSILRQLWVQLKIAVNFDAFTSDEKTNFVTAFLAMDNNFKKLSAISLWALWYKRNKMVNEGLKFELHELVGFVQSYDQDLRFTIAKDLTTGMRQNSSWQPPQTGFIKLNFDASFENKSNCSISAVLARDFEGLVMGACTVPNDDITDAFVAEARACERALYFARDMGFCKVVLEGDSITVIKKLKTNAIDRSILSPISQHI